A genomic stretch from Campylobacter lari subsp. concheus includes:
- a CDS encoding Ppx/GppA family phosphatase, which translates to MLGIDMGSNTLRAVLMDENFNKLKSEEFIIGAAKNMQNDTISDEAVERIFNALKILKEKNYNLSQAEAVATAAFRKAKNTEFIFEKIQKEFKLDVKLIDAKTEAKLSILGMQERLKSLKLFRKDLNYCDLGGASCEISNDKFSKSYDFGIISFYERMYFKAIKPSAYVRFFKKYPQNLARIKDEKLKIHLSPYPAHLKQLVLKAFNLSKDIKLKGNFFILNSGVPTTLCAYKQNIKYKDYLEESVNGKILKRKDFFDFALKIWNLEQEKAKIYLGENRKKYLIAGSMILFALFNKQKLIVIDDGVREGVCIAHFKNIKF; encoded by the coding sequence GTGCTAGGTATTGATATGGGTTCAAATACATTAAGAGCTGTTTTAATGGATGAGAATTTTAATAAATTAAAAAGCGAAGAATTTATCATAGGGGCAGCTAAAAATATGCAAAATGACACCATTAGCGATGAAGCCGTAGAAAGAATTTTTAACGCTTTAAAAATATTAAAAGAAAAAAATTATAACTTAAGTCAAGCCGAAGCAGTTGCCACAGCTGCTTTTAGAAAAGCAAAAAATACTGAGTTTATTTTTGAAAAAATTCAAAAAGAATTTAAACTTGATGTAAAATTAATCGATGCAAAAACCGAAGCAAAATTAAGCATTTTAGGTATGCAAGAGCGTCTTAAATCTCTTAAGCTTTTTAGAAAAGACTTAAACTACTGTGATTTAGGTGGTGCTTCTTGTGAAATTTCAAATGATAAGTTTAGCAAAAGTTATGATTTTGGAATTATTAGTTTTTATGAAAGAATGTATTTTAAAGCTATAAAACCAAGTGCTTATGTAAGATTTTTTAAAAAATACCCACAAAATCTTGCACGTATTAAAGATGAAAAATTAAAAATTCATCTAAGCCCCTATCCTGCGCATCTAAAACAACTTGTCTTAAAAGCTTTTAATCTTAGTAAAGATATAAAATTAAAAGGAAATTTTTTCATATTAAATTCAGGAGTACCTACTACACTTTGTGCTTATAAACAAAACATAAAATACAAAGATTATCTAGAAGAAAGTGTAAATGGCAAAATACTCAAACGCAAAGATTTTTTTGATTTTGCATTAAAAATTTGGAATTTAGAACAAGAAAAAGCTAAAATTTATCTTGGAGAAAATAGAAAAAAATACCTCATAGCAGGCTCAATGATACTTTTTGCTTTATTTAATAAGCAAAAGCTCATTGTGATTGATGATGGTGTTAGAGAGGGTGTGTGTATAGCACATTTTAAAAATATCAAATTTTAA
- a CDS encoding GatB/YqeY domain-containing protein — protein MGLKDQILEDIKEAMRNKDDFKRNTLRTLNASFKQIEVDERITLNDERIYKIIASEIKKRNEAALAFSKGSREDLAQKELQEVAILSAYLPKQLSDEELKSELEKLIEKLQINSLKEQGILMKEAKIFFGASVDGKRLNEMVRKLLA, from the coding sequence ATGGGTTTAAAAGATCAAATTTTAGAAGATATTAAAGAAGCTATGCGTAATAAAGATGATTTTAAAAGAAACACTTTAAGAACACTTAATGCTAGCTTTAAACAAATAGAAGTTGATGAAAGAATCACACTTAATGATGAAAGAATATATAAAATCATTGCAAGTGAGATTAAAAAAAGAAACGAAGCAGCTTTAGCTTTTTCTAAAGGCTCTAGAGAAGATTTAGCACAAAAAGAACTCCAAGAAGTAGCTATTTTAAGTGCTTATTTACCAAAACAACTTAGCGATGAGGAATTAAAAAGTGAGCTAGAAAAACTTATAGAAAAATTACAAATTAACTCTTTAAAAGAACAAGGTATTTTGATGAAAGAAGCTAAAATATTTTTTGGCGCAAGCGTTGATGGTAAAAGACTTAATGAAATGGTAAGAAAGCTTTTAGCATGA
- a CDS encoding pyridoxine 5'-phosphate synthase gives MLLGVNIDHIAVLREARKVNDPDLLEVAFLSANLADQITIHVREDRRHANEFDLENILKYCKCIVNLECSIDMIEYALKYKPSRVTLVPEKRQELTTEGGLNLDNEKLQEVINALKQEQIEVSLFIDPNLEDIKKSSSLNADFIELHTGLYANIYNALYTNINQTSYALPELILSKNELKKLLENELQRLRQSASLAKSLNLRVAAGHGLNYKNVKNIVDILEIEELNIGQSIVARSVFVGLEKAILQMKALIKR, from the coding sequence ATGCTTTTAGGGGTTAATATCGATCATATAGCAGTTTTAAGAGAAGCTAGAAAAGTAAATGATCCTGATTTGCTTGAAGTTGCGTTTTTGAGTGCAAATTTAGCTGATCAAATCACTATCCATGTAAGAGAAGATCGTCGCCATGCTAATGAGTTTGATTTAGAAAATATCTTAAAATATTGCAAATGTATAGTGAATTTAGAATGCTCTATTGATATGATAGAATATGCTTTAAAATACAAACCCTCACGCGTTACTTTAGTACCTGAAAAAAGACAAGAACTCACAACAGAAGGTGGTTTAAATTTAGACAATGAAAAACTACAAGAAGTTATTAATGCTTTAAAGCAAGAGCAAATCGAAGTTTCTTTATTTATTGATCCAAATTTAGAAGATATCAAAAAATCATCTTCTTTAAATGCTGATTTTATAGAGCTTCATACAGGCTTGTATGCTAATATTTATAATGCATTATATACCAATATCAATCAAACTTCTTATGCATTGCCTGAATTAATTTTAAGTAAAAATGAACTCAAAAAGCTTTTGGAAAATGAACTCCAAAGATTAAGACAAAGTGCAAGTTTAGCTAAGAGTTTAAATTTAAGAGTAGCAGCTGGACATGGACTTAATTATAAAAATGTAAAAAATATCGTAGATATTTTAGAAATAGAAGAGTTAAATATAGGCCAAAGTATAGTAGCAAGATCGGTTTTTGTAGGCTTAGAAAAAGCTATATTGCAAATGAAAGCTTTAATTAAAAGATGA